The sequence below is a genomic window from Candidatus Nanopelagicales bacterium.
CGGGTGCGACGCGCACGCCGTCGTCGCCCACGGTGTAGCCGGCGGCGTCGAGCGTGGCGTTCGCCGCGTCCAGGCTGAACTCCGGCTGGTTGGCCGGGTCGAGGTGCAGGTCGGTGTAGATCGGGGGGATCACGGTGGAGCCGGCGCTGGCGTACCCACCCATCACCTTGTCCACGAGCGTCTGCTTGTCGATGGCCTGCGCGATCGCGAGCCGGACCTGCGGGTCCTTGACCAGCGGGCTGCCGTTGCCGATCGGGGTCCCGTCGGCGAGGGCCGCCCCCATGTTGAAAGCCAGCTCGTTGAAGCCGGAGTAGACGCTGGGGGCCAGCGTGATGCCCTCAGCTCCCTCGAGGGAGTTGTAGACGTTGGCGGACAGGTCGTTGGCATAGTCGATCTCGCCCTTGCGCAGCGCCTGCGCGATCGCGTCGGTGTTCTTGTAGACGCGGAACACGACCTCGTCGGCCGCCGGCTTGCCGCCGTAGAAGTTGGGGTTGGCCTCGAAGCGCAGGTACTCGCCCTTGCGCCGCTCCACCAGGACGAACGGGCCGCCGCCGACGACCGGCTGGCCGTCGACCGGCTCGTTCGGGTACGAGCGGACCTTCTTGCCGTCGATGTCCTTCCAGATGTGCTCGGGGAGGATGTAGACGGACAGGTGGTACATGATCGGCGAGGGCTTGCTGACGTACAGGACCAGCGTGGTGTCGTCCTTGGCCTCGGCCTTGGTGATGGTCGCGGTGTAGTTGCCGAAGTTGGTCTGCTCGTAGTCACCGTTGATGACGCGGTTGAAGGTGTACGCCGCGTCGCGCGCGGTGAGCGGCTGTCCGTCGCTCCACTTCAGGTTCGGCCGGATCTTGTAGGTCCAGTAGGTCTTGTCCGCCGACTCCTCCCACGACTCCGCCAGCCCCGGCACGGTCGAGAAGTCCGCGGCCGCGTACTCCGTGAGGGTCGGGTACATCATCTGGTACGCCTCGTACGAGGCGGCCGCGATGCCGGTGAACGGGTTGACCGAGTCGACGTCCTGGGTGACGCCCACGGTGAAGGTCGTCTTCTCCGCGGAGACGACCTCCGGCGACGGGCTCTCCTCGGCTGCCGCCGGCACCAGTGGGAGGGCCACTGCCCCGGCCACGACCAGCGCCAGTGCCGCGCGCAGGCTCCGTCGTCGCGTGCTCGGCCTCATCTGCTACCTCCCGGCGTCCGGCAACCGGACTGATCCGTCAGTCAGTGGGATGGCGGGGAGGCTCGCACACGACCGGTCGATTCAGCAAACACGTGGCCCCCATCCGCGAGACCGTGACGATCCTGTGACCTGCACGGGATAGGGACGGGAGATCTTGCGGTACGGGCTCTTGCGCTCGGGCTGACCTGATGGTCAGGATGCCCGCACCGCGGGCCGGCCGGGTCCGCTCGAGTCCGCGCGAGGCCCGTCGATGCCGCACCGCACGAGCACGTCCCCCGCACCAGGGTTCTCCCCCTCGGGGTTCCCCCAGGCCCCGGCCGCGGCGACTCCGCTGGAGTCGGAGCCGGTGTTCGACCCCGCCGTGCACCTGGCAATCGGGGCGGTGCCCGCCACCAGGACGCTGTCGGACCTCGGCTACCCCGCGGACCGGGTCGACGCCGCGGTGGGGCCGGTGGCGGTCAGCGAGCCCTTCCCCCTGCTGACCCCGGCGGGCGTCGCGGCCCTGCGCCAGGTCGCGACCGCACTGGAGGGCAGCGCCATCGGCGGTCACGACGACCGCGCCCCCCGCTACGTACCCGGCGGCGGCTACCGCTCCGGCTTCTTGCGCGACCTGTGCTCCGACCCGACTCTGCTGGGCCACCTGTCCGAGATCGCGCAGGTACCGCTGCGCGCCCATCCGTTGGTGGACTGCCAGGCCTACGTCAACTACGCCCCACGCGACCTGGCGCTGGCGGTCGACACCTGGCACGCGGACTCCGTGGCGGTGGACATCGTGGTCATGCTCAGCGACCCGCAGTTGCTGCGCGGCGGCCGGTTCGAGTGGTTCGAGGGGACCGACGACGAGGCGGCGCACCTGCTCGGGACGACCCGGGAGCTGCTGCACCTCGGCGGCCCGGCGGACCTGCCCGCCGACCGGGTGAGGTGGGCGGACTTCCCCGCCGCCGGGTGGGCGGTCCTGCAGCAGGGCACGCACGTGGTGCACCGGGCCGCCCGCGTGGAGGAGGCGGCGGAGCGGACCACGCTGGTCCTCGGCTTCGCGCCGGCCGACCCGCTCGTCGATGACGCCACGCGGGTCGAGTACGTGGCGACCTGGCCGCACGACGGCCTCGCGGCGGACCTGGCCCGTCGGGCCGCCGACCTGGCCGCCCGGCGGCTGGACGCGGTCGCCGCCGGGCTGGACCCCGACGCCTCCGCCGACGCCTGCGCCCAGGCACTGGAGGACGCGGCGGCCGAGGTCGTCCGGACCGCCGCGGCGCTGCGGGCGGCGGCGGGCTGACACCCCCCGGGGTATCCTCGACCGCATGCCGGCAGCCCCTGACCCGACCGCGCCCTCCGCAGGCGCGGCCTCCCCGGCGAGCACCGTGCGGTGGTGGACCGTGCCCCGGTGGTGGACCCCGCGGCAGTGGGCCGCCGCCGGGATCGCCTTCACCGCCACCGTGCTGCTGGTCGGCATCCCGACGGCGGTCATCCCCAACCCGGCGTTCGGCCGCGCGGTGGAGCCGACCTGGTGGTCGCTCCCGGTCCTGCTCGTCACCGGCGTGCTGGGCGGGCTGCTGCTGGCGACGTACGTGCGCCCCGACGGTCCGGCGCGGGATGCCGACTCCTCCGACGGCACGCCGGGCGACGCCACCGCAGCGGACGAGTCGGTCGACAGGCCGGCGAAGTGGGGCACGGTCGGCGGGTTCCTCGCCTACTTCGCGATCGGCTGCCCGGTGTGCAACAAGCTGGTGCTGATCGCCCTCGGGAGCTCCGGCGCGCTCACCTGGTTCGCGCCGGTGCAGCCGCTGCTGGCCCTCGCCAGCATCGTCGTGCTGGCGGTCGCGCTGCGGGCGCGGCTGCGCGGGTCCCTGGCCTGCCCGGTCGTCCCGGTCCCGGCCCCGGCCGACGTCGTCGAGGGCGAATCCCCCCGGGGCTAGTCCGCCCGGGCGTACAACAGGGGGGTGGACCTCCCGCCACTCCCGGACTGGGACCCGGCGCCGGACGACGCGTACGGCCCGCGGTACGCCGACGCCCTCGCGCTGACGGCGTGGGGTCACCGCCACCAGCGGCGCAAGCGGGGCCCCGAGGAGCGGTCCGTCCCCGGGATCCCGTACGTCGGCCACGTGCTGGAGGTCAGCGCCCTGGCCCTGCTGGCCGGGGCGGACGAGGACCAGGCGGTCGCGGCGCTGCTGCACGACGCGCTCGAGGACTGGGACGCGCCCGAGGAGCGGACCGCCGCCCTGATCCGGGACCGCTACGGCGAGCGGGTGCTGCGGCTGGTCGAGGCGTGCACCGACCGCGACCTGGAGGGCAACCGCGACCGCGGGCGGCACAACTGGCGCGAGCGCAAGGAGCTGCACCTGCGGCACCTGGCCGAGCTCGGGCCTGAGGAGCTGCTGGTGCCCGCCGCGGACAAGGTGGCCAACGCGCGCGCGATCCTGGACGACCTGGCCGACGACGGGGTCCGGGTGTGGCAGCGGTTCAACGCCCCTGCGCCGGACATCCTCTGGTACTACCGGGCCAACCTGGCCGTGCTCCAGGAGGCCGTGCCGGACGGGCTGCTGACCCGCCGGCTGGCCGACCTCGTGGACCTGCTGGCCGAACGGATGCCCGGCGGCTGAGCGGCCGGCCGGACGCCGGCGGGCCCGCTACGACGACAGCGGTGTGAAGCCGCCACTG
It includes:
- a CDS encoding ABC transporter substrate-binding protein, whose protein sequence is MRPSTRRRSLRAALALVVAGAVALPLVPAAAEESPSPEVVSAEKTTFTVGVTQDVDSVNPFTGIAAASYEAYQMMYPTLTEYAAADFSTVPGLAESWEESADKTYWTYKIRPNLKWSDGQPLTARDAAYTFNRVINGDYEQTNFGNYTATITKAEAKDDTTLVLYVSKPSPIMYHLSVYILPEHIWKDIDGKKVRSYPNEPVDGQPVVGGGPFVLVERRKGEYLRFEANPNFYGGKPAADEVVFRVYKNTDAIAQALRKGEIDYANDLSANVYNSLEGAEGITLAPSVYSGFNELAFNMGAALADGTPIGNGSPLVKDPQVRLAIAQAIDKQTLVDKVMGGYASAGSTVIPPIYTDLHLDPANQPEFSLDAANATLDAAGYTVGDDGVRVAPDGTRMSLRLLGRQESTDSQKSVEYIKDWLSQIGIETKVKIVSEDSLYELIGNGDFDMFEWGWVVEPDPDYQLSTFICSQRSTDEDGTIYAGLSDSFYCDAEYDKLYEQQKLETDPAKRAEIVKTMQQMIYDSNAYVVTFYYDNLSAYRSDRWTGFQPQPAPDGALLFQYGTWSYQSITPVSAETGGDTGASASPGASGGTDNASSSSSSGGGTNVGLIIAAIVGAVVLVGAGIAIGRRRGGDADVE
- a CDS encoding HD domain-containing protein, with the protein product MDLPPLPDWDPAPDDAYGPRYADALALTAWGHRHQRRKRGPEERSVPGIPYVGHVLEVSALALLAGADEDQAVAALLHDALEDWDAPEERTAALIRDRYGERVLRLVEACTDRDLEGNRDRGRHNWRERKELHLRHLAELGPEELLVPAADKVANARAILDDLADDGVRVWQRFNAPAPDILWYYRANLAVLQEAVPDGLLTRRLADLVDLLAERMPGG